In Bacillus sp. SB49, a single window of DNA contains:
- the tuf gene encoding elongation factor Tu, with product MAKEKFDRSKSHVNIGTIGHVDHGKTTLTAAITTVLHKKSGSGEAMAYDMIDGAPEERERGITISTAHVEYETETRHYAHVDCPGHADYVKNMITGAAQMDGAILVVSAADGPMPQTREHILLSKNVGVPAIVVFLNKVDMVDDEELLELVEMEVRDLLSEYDFPGDDVPVISGSALKALEGDEKYEQAIFDLMDAVDENIPTPDRDTDKPFMMPVEDVFSITGRGTVATGRVERGQVKVGDEIEIIGMAEESSKTTVTGVEMFRKLLDYAEAGDNIGALLRGVSREDINRGQVLAKPGSITPHTNFKAEVYVLAKDEGGRHTPFFSNYRPQFYFRTTDVTGVIQLPEGVEMVMPGDNVEMTVELISPIAIEDGTRFSIREGGRTVGSGVVSTITK from the coding sequence ATGGCTAAAGAAAAATTCGACCGGTCCAAGTCCCACGTTAACATTGGTACTATCGGACACGTTGACCACGGTAAAACTACTCTAACGGCAGCGATCACTACTGTACTTCACAAGAAATCTGGTTCTGGTGAAGCTATGGCATACGACATGATCGACGGTGCTCCAGAAGAGCGCGAGCGTGGAATCACAATCTCCACTGCACACGTTGAGTACGAAACAGAAACTCGTCACTACGCACACGTTGACTGCCCAGGTCACGCTGACTACGTTAAGAACATGATCACTGGTGCTGCTCAAATGGACGGCGCGATCCTAGTTGTATCTGCAGCTGACGGTCCAATGCCACAAACTCGTGAGCACATCCTACTTTCTAAAAACGTAGGTGTTCCAGCTATCGTTGTATTCTTGAACAAAGTTGACATGGTAGACGACGAAGAGCTTCTTGAACTAGTTGAAATGGAAGTTCGTGATCTTCTTTCTGAGTACGACTTCCCTGGCGATGACGTACCAGTAATCAGCGGTTCTGCTCTTAAAGCCCTAGAAGGCGATGAGAAGTATGAGCAAGCGATCTTCGATCTAATGGATGCTGTTGACGAAAACATCCCAACTCCAGACCGTGACACTGACAAGCCATTCATGATGCCAGTTGAGGACGTATTCTCTATCACTGGTCGTGGTACAGTTGCTACAGGTCGTGTTGAGCGTGGACAAGTTAAAGTCGGTGACGAAATCGAAATCATCGGTATGGCTGAAGAGTCCAGCAAAACTACTGTAACTGGTGTTGAAATGTTCCGTAAGCTTCTTGACTATGCAGAAGCTGGAGACAACATCGGTGCACTTCTTCGTGGTGTAAGCCGTGAAGATATCAACCGTGGACAAGTACTAGCTAAGCCTGGTTCTATCACTCCACACACAAACTTCAAAGCTGAAGTTTATGTACTAGCTAAAGACGAAGGTGGACGTCACACTCCATTCTTCTCTAACTACCGCCCACAGTTCTACTTCCGTACTACGGACGTAACTGGTGTTATTCAACTTCCTGAAGGCGTAGAAATGGTTATGCCTGGGGACAACGTTGAAATGACAGTTGAACTTATCTCCCCAATCGCGATCGAAGACGGTACTCGTTTCTCTATCCGTGAAGGTGGACGTACAGTAGGTTCAGGCGTAGTTTCTACAATTACTAAGTAA
- the rpsJ gene encoding 30S ribosomal protein S10 has product MAKEKIRIRLKAYDHRVLDQSAEKIVDTAKRSGANVSGPIPLPTERSIYTVLRATHKYKDSREQFEMRTHKRLIDIVNPTPQTVDSLMRLDLPSGVDIEIKL; this is encoded by the coding sequence ATGGCAAAAGAGAAAATTCGTATTCGTTTAAAAGCGTATGATCACAGAGTGTTGGATCAGTCCGCAGAAAAGATCGTAGACACAGCGAAGCGTTCCGGTGCTAACGTATCAGGTCCGATTCCGCTTCCTACAGAGCGTTCTATCTACACAGTACTTCGTGCGACGCACAAGTATAAAGACTCTCGTGAGCAGTTCGAAATGCGCACACACAAACGTCTTATCGACATTGTTAATCCGACACCACAGACAGTTGATTCATTGATGCGTTTGGATCTACCATCTGGTGTGGATATCGAAATCAAACTATAA
- the rplC gene encoding 50S ribosomal protein L3 yields the protein MTKGILGRKVGMTQIFSEDGELIPVTVVQAEPNVVLQKKTTENDGYEAIQLGFADEKSNRLKKAAQGHADKASTTPKRYIREFRNSNLDDFELGQEVKVDIFEAGDVIDVTGTSKGKGFQGAIKRHNQSRGPMSHGSRYHRRSGSMGQGADPSKVFKGKNLAGQMGGEQVTLQNLEVVKVDAERNLLLIKGNVPGARKSYVKITSAIKASK from the coding sequence ATGACGAAAGGAATCTTAGGACGTAAAGTCGGTATGACTCAAATCTTCTCCGAAGATGGCGAATTGATCCCAGTAACAGTTGTTCAGGCTGAGCCGAACGTTGTTCTTCAAAAGAAAACAACTGAAAACGACGGTTACGAAGCGATTCAACTAGGTTTTGCTGACGAAAAGTCTAACCGCTTGAAGAAAGCTGCTCAAGGGCACGCTGATAAAGCAAGCACAACACCTAAGCGCTACATTCGTGAATTCCGTAATTCTAACCTTGACGACTTCGAACTAGGTCAAGAGGTTAAAGTAGATATTTTTGAAGCTGGTGACGTAATTGACGTTACAGGAACTTCCAAGGGTAAAGGTTTCCAAGGTGCAATCAAGCGCCACAACCAATCCCGCGGACCAATGAGTCACGGTTCCCGCTACCACCGTCGTTCCGGTTCTATGGGACAAGGTGCAGACCCATCTAAAGTATTCAAAGGTAAAAACCTTGCTGGACAAATGGGTGGCGAACAAGTAACTCTACAAAACCTTGAAGTAGTAAAAGTGGACGCTGAGCGTAATCTACTACTTATCAAAGGTAATGTTCCAGGCGCAAGAAAATCTTACGTTAAGATTACAAGTGCAATTAAGGCTAGCAAATAA